A genomic region of Leptotrichia hofstadii contains the following coding sequences:
- a CDS encoding phage tail-collar fiber domain-containing protein, with the protein MAKFNGFILTEKGRELLAKGLAGETITFTKMAIGDGTSLTSERERTALVNQITTLPILNINVKRNGTCEINALLTNKSVTTGFYIKELGIFAHGNDNVEILYTYNISTSPDFVPPFSANNVVEIEYVDTIIVDQVANVTAVIDPSITYITKKYADENYLVSSRLAEILGLQFGGNIQDIGNKTKGKFYYDNVTKFYYECIADTNLTYNDVTKFRAISNKPISDRIEDFSKTETKFMAEKGITLSKKGNLVILTWDSNYYLTGSLPRGTVLATLPAGYRPNVSISAPVAFWNSNNSGTIRIGTDGRITWESSINFQGTIYANVSYFIK; encoded by the coding sequence ATGGCAAAATTTAATGGATTTATTTTAACGGAAAAAGGAAGAGAACTATTAGCAAAAGGATTGGCAGGAGAAACAATAACATTCACTAAAATGGCGATAGGAGATGGAACATCATTAACTTCTGAAAGAGAAAGGACAGCATTAGTCAATCAAATCACAACATTGCCAATTTTAAATATAAACGTAAAAAGAAATGGAACTTGTGAAATTAACGCTTTATTGACTAATAAATCAGTAACAACAGGGTTTTATATCAAAGAGTTAGGAATATTTGCACACGGAAATGATAACGTTGAAATACTTTATACTTACAATATTTCGACTAGTCCAGATTTTGTGCCGCCTTTTTCGGCTAACAATGTCGTAGAGATTGAATATGTAGATACGATTATTGTAGATCAAGTGGCAAATGTAACAGCTGTTATTGATCCGAGTATCACGTATATTACTAAAAAATATGCGGACGAAAATTATTTAGTTAGTTCGAGATTAGCTGAAATTCTAGGTTTACAATTTGGTGGAAATATACAAGATATTGGAAACAAGACAAAAGGTAAATTTTATTATGACAATGTGACCAAGTTCTATTATGAGTGCATAGCAGACACGAATTTGACTTACAATGATGTTACTAAATTTAGGGCTATTTCTAATAAGCCAATTTCAGATAGGATAGAAGATTTTTCCAAAACTGAAACTAAGTTTATGGCTGAAAAAGGAATCACTCTTTCTAAAAAGGGGAATTTAGTGATTCTTACTTGGGACAGCAACTATTATCTGACAGGCTCCTTGCCCAGAGGAACTGTCTTAGCTACATTGCCAGCCGGGTATCGTCCAAACGTAAGTATTTCTGCCCCAGTTGCTTTTTGGAACAGCAATAACTCAGGAACTATAAGAATAGGGACAGATGGGCGTATAACTTGGGAGTCATCAATCAACTTTCAAGGTACAATTTATGCAAACGTTTCTTATTTCATTAAATAA
- a CDS encoding glycosyl hydrolase 108 family protein, with the protein MERFERIFDYLLRVEGGYSDDENDKGGKTKYGITEEEARDFGYKGDMQDLTKDFAKNIYLKKYYLGNKLDKVVDDKVALSICDWAVNSGRNGTKNAQIAINQLTNANLDVDGIIGNKTLDALNAVDPEKFLEVYHNLQRIYYKGKVEADRTQEKFLTGWLNRIQKKEEYLRDWDKENVVTENKTYSFSQTSLDKMEKVHPKLVEVMKEAIENSPFDFRITDGARTTEEQFALYQKGRTLPGPKVTNCVGKKFKSNHQIKSDGFGHAVDIFPCGVVENGVYRKFTSEEGYDEKKLKLIANHILAVAKSKNINVEWGGNWKMKDTPHFELK; encoded by the coding sequence ATGGAAAGATTTGAAAGAATTTTTGACTATTTGTTAAGAGTTGAGGGAGGTTATTCTGATGACGAAAATGACAAGGGCGGAAAAACTAAGTATGGAATTACAGAAGAAGAAGCAAGAGACTTTGGATATAAGGGAGATATGCAAGACTTGACAAAAGACTTCGCAAAAAATATATATCTAAAAAAATATTATCTTGGGAATAAATTAGATAAAGTCGTGGATGACAAAGTGGCTTTATCAATATGTGACTGGGCAGTTAATTCAGGAAGAAATGGAACAAAAAACGCACAGATTGCTATAAACCAATTGACAAATGCAAATCTTGATGTAGACGGAATAATCGGAAACAAAACATTAGATGCATTAAATGCAGTAGATCCTGAAAAATTTTTAGAAGTTTATCATAACTTACAAAGAATCTATTACAAAGGAAAAGTTGAAGCTGACAGGACTCAAGAAAAATTTTTGACAGGATGGCTGAACAGGATTCAAAAAAAGGAGGAGTATTTGAGAGACTGGGATAAGGAAAATGTAGTAACAGAGAACAAAACATATTCTTTCAGCCAAACAAGTTTGGACAAAATGGAAAAAGTACATCCAAAGCTGGTTGAAGTTATGAAAGAAGCAATTGAAAATAGCCCATTTGATTTTAGAATTACAGACGGAGCTAGGACAACGGAAGAACAGTTTGCCTTGTATCAAAAAGGCAGAACTTTACCTGGACCAAAAGTAACAAATTGCGTTGGGAAAAAATTTAAATCTAATCATCAAATAAAATCTGATGGATTCGGACATGCTGTCGATATTTTCCCTTGCGGAGTTGTCGAAAATGGAGTATATAGAAAATTTACATCTGAAGAAGGGTATGACGAGAAAAAATTAAAATTAATTGCAAATCACATCTTGGCAGTAGCAAAAAGTAAAAATATAAATGTCGAATGGGGTGGAAACTGGAAAATGAAAGATACACCACATTTTGAACTGAAGTAA